cacgaatgaaaaaagagataaggtgatagaagaaaagaagttcATATTAGAAGAAATAGTTAAGTTATGGAGGTGTGACAAAGTCATCCCTTGGCATAGCTAATGTCCAGCTCTTTTCTAGAGTAGTTGTGTTTCAAATTGCACAACACATTTTGGTTATAATCCTTGACAATCCTCATTATAATGTATAATATGGATATTCATTTTGTTCGTTTAATTTTCTTAAATCTGCCAATAGCTTTAACTTGGAGTAAAATGGCAGGACAtataaaagaaagcaaaaaggaggaatagataaatataaaaaatatgatagTGAGACATACAAATTTATAAACATCATTGGCAGTCTTATTGGTATCAGCATAACTATGAATAAGAGGAAAAGAGTTGAATGAGTAGACAGATGCAGGGCGTATAAAGTTGAGGGAGATTGGTTGAGTCATTGTTTTTATCGAAGAAAGTCGTGAGTTACATAATTGCACTACAagatttttgtttatttgtgacaatttttttcttatttgtgGAGGTTTATAACCCCTACCAAATAGTTTGTGGAGGTTTCTAAAACCTCCAAAATTTGAGATACCACGAGATCTTTTGTGggagttttagagagagagagaaagagagagagaacttttgaaaaatcttattatgagtcaattttaatttatttattcattaaagattttaatttttcagaaattattttattaaaactaattaaattaagttttgataattaaattagaattttatctaattttataattattggataattttttatatttaaattataaagtttagtagtagtaaaataataagaattttatatgatttgatttaaataattgagattttttaatttaatacttccatttttatgaataaaaaaattaattatgttatCTCTAATTCTTGGATTAGagtatttatttgaaaataatttataaattgatgaataaatagtatttttatatataattattgtttgattaaaattgattttcaattaCTCCATTACCCCTATTATTACTAAAAATACCTAAACTACCCCTAACCTTAACACAACACATCCACATAGTCACTACCACTCACAGCCGTCACCCCTTACCGTAACACACACAGTAcgcaaaacaaaaaaagaaaaatacgcACCCACATCCATGGAGAAAgggaaagagagaagaaggggGACCGTGAGAAAAGGAGGGGGAAGACTGTGTCGGCGACGCTGGGCCTCGCCGTCGCCGTCGTGTTGTCGTCGAACCGTGGAAAGAGAGAGATCATTCACGGAGGGAGCCAGGGGAGAGAGGACGAGTGCGAGCCAGGAGCGGGAGGAAGAAGACGTCATCGTGTCTCCTGTCGCCGTCGCCGAAGCTCGCGTGGTCGCCGGGAAGCGGAGCACAATGCGACGGGAATAGGGCGCAAGGAGAGAGAAGCCACGCACCATCGTTGATGTTGGTTGGGGTCGCCGTCGAACCGCCGCTGGAGGTTGCGCCACTGTGTCTCTGGCCGCCGGGAAGCTACTTTCACATTGCCATCCCCCTGTCGCCACCACTACCGGAGTTTCTGGTCATTAGGTATGGCGTCCTTGTCGCCGGAACCACCGTTGGAGTTGCTGCTGCTCGATTTagtcattttttctttattacgGTAAGCGTTTTCATTCCGGAAGTCGTGATTGGAGTTGCGGTTGTTGCTGCGGATAATGGTAAAGCTGAAGTTATAGTTGCCGCTGTTGCGGGCCGAGAGAAAACGTAGTTTTTTGTCCTGAGTTGCGATCGAGGTAGGGGTGCTTTTCTTAAACTCATTTTATTGTCAAGAATTGTTATAAGCCGATGTTGATGCAAAAATATGTTTATTTGGTAATTATGTGAGTCGTATAGATTGAACTAAGTTGCTTTGAATAAATGTATTTGTTTGCCTGGTTGGTTGTCGTTGAAGTGGTCGCTATATTAGTTATATTGGTTTCTTGATTGTGTTGGAGTcattaaaaattctaatttattgatttttttgttaaattgaTGGTTGCTAAAATGATTTAAGACTTTTAAATGTTTTGATATTTGAAACgagtttaatttattaaattattgagAAAGCTGGTTATTCTGATTTGTTGATTTAGTTTATTGACTAGGTCGTTGTTGGACTGGTTTCTTGAAATTATTTCTGGATTATGATAGAATAATTTGAGATATTAGAATTGATCTGATTttggaaatgatttgaaaagagtttgagaaaTGATTTGGTTGGGACCCGAAAAGGATGGCAAAGtctgaattttagaggagatgctgtcgaaatttttataaaaattggaTACTTTGTTTGAAATGATTATTTAGAAAAAATTTGGATTtaagaattatattatttggttttgatttattaagaaaaggtTTACGTTTTAAATTCGATTTATCAAGAAAAAGGTTCATGTTCGAGTTTGACTTATTTGAAAAGagaattatgttttgagtttGAATTATTTAAGAAAGGAATTATGTCTTGAGTTCGATTCAATATGaaaataattatgttttgggttttgaaatAAAGAATTACTTTTTGAGGAGTTTTGATGGATTTACAACATTTGAATTTGATTGGTAAAGAAAGATGATTTTGGGtctcaaaaattaataaacttgagaatgaagttgaaagtaggttttatgcaattttttcaaatttgagAGTTATGCTTTTGGAGATTTCAAATGGAATTGAAGAATGGATTATCGAGGTTAATTTGAgacttttgatttggtgaaaacGAGTTTTAAAGAGGAAGTATAGGGAGCCAatagaatatttgtacaatgtgtacaatggaggtttaggaATGTCCAATTCAGTATTAGAGATATAGCCATTAGTGTTACTTTTTCCCATCAGCTGAAGCTTTTAGGATGAGTGGTATTATGACATGGTATCAGAGTTCTAGATCgaaaaggtcaagagttcgatccttggtgaacccAAAATTAGCttaagcttttgggatgagatgtttattatccctagtACCCGGATGATTATTTTGGATAGTATGAGTGATGTTCATTTTTTAACTCATATAgctcattgtacacattgtacaaatattctatTGGCTCCCTAGCAGGATTCTTATTAAATTGATCTGAATTAATGATGAGGGCTTATGAGTAGTAAACTGATTGAATACGAAATTGACTGAGGAAATGAATGAATAGGCGAGTTAAGGTAGAGGATTCCCTATCTCATGTAATGATTATGAATAAAGAGATACAGGCTTTTCTGTCTGCGAGGTGTACAGGACACTCACCCTGCGAGACGAATAATGAGTTTAGAAAGAGATACAGGTTTTTTTGCCTGCAAAGTGTACAGGACACTAACCCTGCGAGAGATACATGATGTTCTACCTGCGAGATAAGGAAACTGATGGTGAAATTGTGAATGGTTGTATGATGATATGACAGGGTACTAACCCTGCGAGAGATACAAACTCTTATGTCTGCGAGGTGTACATAGCACTTAACACTGTGAGGTGTTCAGAGCACTCAACTCTGCGAGGTATGCAGGACACTCAACCCTGCGAGATTTTTTCTGTCTGCAAGGTGTACAAGGCACTCACTCTGTGAGATATACAGAGTATTAATTCTGTGAGGTGTATAAGGCACTCACCCTACGAAGCTATATTATTTATATAGCGAGTAAACAGCAGAGAGGACATTGTCCGGATTAGCTATCGGATGTGTCGGGTTCTGGCAGttaaccgacacgtgagctcatggccagtaggacagatatgcatcatatgcatctatgtgacattgtttagGTATGTATATTATATTTGATTTGCCTATGTGAATTAACTCTGTTTAACTGCTAATTGCTATACTTGATGAAATTGCTCTTAATTGTGTTTGAATTGCGTTACTTGTGATTGTGACTGTTGGTTCGGAATATGGTGGTTGGAGTCAATGGCGGATCGAAGGGGGGCCTAAGGTGGCCATGGTCCCccccaaaatttaaaaaaaatagtaaatagtaataattaataatattaaactttttatatatataatattagaaaaaaaattataagttacaaaattttataaattaaaataactaaaaaatgcACTATGTATTGGATATTTGGATAATTTTTGTTCTTGTTAACAAATAGCCcatctaataattaataaaaatagttctATTATACTAGTCCAAGCCCATACTATTAATTAAAGTAACACTAGTACAtcttttaaacatttttttcaaaCCATCAGAGGCGTCAGTGccatttttctctctcttttagtGGCTCCCAGAGTTTTGGTCTTCTACTCTTCTCATTCTAACTTTCTTTCCATACCAAAACAAGACATATGAAGAAAAATCATTGAAGAGAAGTGAACAGCAAAATATTAACCATTGAATGCACAACAAAGATTCAAAGAggtatatttcaatttttttaagttaataaCAATGTCAAgtattatttacattatttatttaaaatattttttttataatggaCAATGTTCAAAGATTGAAGTGAAGGCAAAACTCAATAGAATTATTTTTGGGTGAGActtgaaacaaaaaataatcaagTAAATCAATAACTTTATTTTtggttattatatatttgtgtttctaaaattatttgttAATGCTCAATaggtttaatatttttttaaaaaaaacatatatgcaattatttttgtttttttgttagATAGTTCAAGTTAAGTTAAAAATATCAAAGATGAAAATAATTCACTCATTtttcaagagaaaagagagaatatATGATGAACAAAATTCAACTTCAGATTCTTTGAATAATGTTCAAAATATTATTGAACAACCCTGCTTCCAAAATAACAAGGACCGAAATAGATCAAGTTAATATTGATACATTGATGCGTGATCCCGGAAAGCGTCCGCAAATTTGGAATTATCCTATCAATCAACAAGATGAAATCCGTAGAGCGTACATAAAGTTTGGACCATATCAATTTATTATGGATGAGTACCCTCTTTCTGGTCTAGAAAGTCATCCTCGTTGTTTTAAAACTCATTGGTTTAAGAGTTTTTCTTGGCTAGAATATTCACCAGAAGTGGATGCTGCATTTTATCTTCCATGCTATTTATTTTCTAGAAAATCAAGTCCATTCACATCAGGAGGATTTCGCAATTGGAAAAAAGTGAATAATGAAAAGGATTGTGCATTTTTATCTCATGTGGATAAATCTCTTAATTCTCCTCATAATATTGCTGTTAAGTCTTGTAAAGATTTGCTTAATCAATTATGTCACATTGACAAAGTATTGGCTAAGCAAAGCTCACAACAAGTTTTAAGCAATAGATTGCATCTTAAAGCCTCTATTGATACTGTCAGATGGTTAACATTTTAAACTTGTGCTTTTAGGAGACATGACGAGATTCATGAGTCTTAGAATCGAGGAAATTTTCTtgaaatgttaaaattattagcTTATTACAATAAAGAAGTAGATGCAGTTATTTTGGATAATGCTCCTCAAAATGCAATATACACATTACCTTCTATTCAAAATGAAATTCTACATGTTTTTGCTAGAAAGATGCAAAATGAAATTCGCAATGAGATTGGTAATGCAAAGTTTGTTTGATTGTTGAtgaagatagagatgaatctagAAGAGAACAAATGGCACTTGTTGTTAGATTTGTTGATAAGCATGGATTTGTCAAAGAAAGGCTAATAGATGTTGTTCATGTCAAAGATACTACTTCTGCTACTCTAAAACAAGAGATTTATTCTGCATTATCTCATCACAATCTCAATATTCAAAATGTTCGAGGTTAAGGGTATGACGGGGCTAGTAATATGCGTGGAGAGTGAAAAGGGTTACAAGCTTTAATTATTCAAGAATGTCCTTATGCATATTATGTTCATTGCTTTGCTCATCAATTACAGCTAGCTCTTGTTGCTGCGGCTAAAAAAGTTGTTGATGTTCATGCTTTTTTCCAAAGTATGAGTAATATTATCAATGTTGTGTGCTCTTCTTGCAAACGTAATGATGAATTACGATCTGCTTATGCAACTGAAATTTCCCATTTAGTTGCACTAATCAAATTGAAACAGGAAGGGGAGCAAATCAAATTAGCACATTAAAAAGATCAGGAAATACCAGGTGGAGCTCTCACTTCAACTCAATTTGTAGCCTTTTACGTATGTTTGAAGCAACAACTTCAGTTCTGAAAGATTTGGCTACTAATGGATTTACATATTCTCAACATGGTGATGCTACTTATGCTCTTAAATCTTTATTAtcatttgattttgttttcattttgcATATGATGAAAGAAATCATGAGAATCACTGATAAACTTTGTCAAGCATTGCAACAAAAATCTCAAGACATTTTGAATGCTATGCATCTGGTTTCTAGTACAAAGTCATTGATTCAACAGTTAAGAGATAGTAGTTGGGGAGCACTTTTAGAGAAAGTTAGTTCTTTATGCAATGATCATACTATTCAGATACCTGATATGGGTGCTTCTTTTAGTGATATAATTCGGTCTTGTCATAAAAAGGATGTTGTCACTGTTGAATACCACTATCGTGTTGACATTTTTACTAGGGTGATAGATTTTCAATTGAAAGAGCTAAATAGTAGATTTAGTGAGCAAGCAACCGAGTTCCTCATATTGAGTACATCTTTGGATCCTAAAGATGCTTTCAAGTTATTCAGTGTTTGCAACATATGCAATCTTGCAAAGAATTTCTATTCTTTAGATTTTTCTGAGCAAGAAAAGATTCAATTGGATTATGAGTTACAACATTATGAACTTGATGTGGTTAAAGCTCCAGATTTTCAGGATTTGTCTACTCTTGCTGAATTGTGTCAAAAATTGACAGAGACAGAAAAATCAAATATATATCCTTTAATTGATAGATTAATTCGTCTTGTTTTGACTCTTCCTgtgacaacaacaacaactgaACGGGTCTTTTCAGCTATGAAGATTATTAAAACAAGGCTTTGAAACAAGATAGAAGATGAATTTTTAGCAGATTATATGATTGTATATATTGAAAAGGAAATTGCTTCAAAATTCACTTCAGAGATGATAATTCATGATTTTAGTTCCAGGAAGCATCGTCGAGCAagtttaaaaatactaaaatctTAAAGTATGTAGTTGAACATTgacttttatataatataattactcTTTTGATATATATGCTACAAAtcatattttgttaattttttattatattttatatttaattggCCCCCCTCTTATGAAGTTTCTGGTTCCGCCACTGGTTGGAGTGTGATTTGATTTTGTGTTGGGCCAAAGGCCATGATGTGATATTATTTTGGGGCGGAGGCCGTGTTGTGATATTGTATTGGGGCAGAGACTGTGATTTGGTTATGGTTAGACCGAAAGCTGTGATTAGATGAATCAGTAGTAAGTTTGATGAAATTACTCCTTTGGTACATGTAGTGAAAAGTTACGAGATATTGTGTTTAACTGGAGTTTTTATAAATTCAGAATATGAATTCAGATTTTTGAGTAATTAACTAATGGTTTTTCGGAAAAAAATTGGGTTTTTGGATGATTAACAGTTGGTTTTCAAAAAGATTCATAAGACGAGTGATGATCACTGCAATcgaaaaacagttttcttttaaatatCCTCTTATGACAATTTATAAAAATCCTTTCTAAGAACCAGCAAGGACAATGTTCTTATCCCCTACAGATTTTCCTTTTCAGGACGGACGAAGAGTTTAAGGAGTTTCTTTCGAGTATCTGAGTGTATTCtatattattgtatatataGTTATAGTTTTCCCTCGCCTTTATTATCAtctttgtaagagggataggagttgtaaTGATATACATGTATGTATATTCGTAAGTTACTTGTATAAGAAGTTTTGTAAGTTTCATATAATATATGAAACTTACAAAACTTCTTATACAAGTAACTTACgaatatgtgtgtgtgtgtggattttgattttaattggGTTATAtatgcatgtttgattgaaataaaaagtattttcgATTTTTCAAAGAAAAACAGCGACATAGTTTTAAGTTAAAGGCTCATatcttattattaaatatacGAAAGTCGTCGTAATATTCTCCCTATCAGAGCGTGACATTCTGATAGTAAGAATGTTAcagagagagatagagaaaaagaaagagatgtAAGCAAAACAAATATGACTCGCAAAGAAATTCCTAATATTTAGCCACAGTCATAAcaattttgctttaattttgtATTTGTGGGTAATCTCATCGTTGCAGCAACCCACTAACAAATAAGTATTCAAAAATCTAAAAGTAAGAGATAGTGAATGAGTAGAATAACACAAGAGATCTATTAATTTGATTtgacacaaaaataaaaagagagaaTTACGATTTTTTATCTTGCTCTAAGCAACGAGAGTGATCGAAGTGGAAGAGATCATAGATGTTATCGGCATACACACGAACGGGGCAATCTACTAGAAACGATAACATCAGATGTTTACTGCTGCGATCAGCCATTTGGATAACCACTCTTTTGCccacttttcttttttttttctttcttttcttttttgtctcCAGCTACCACTCCCACTTCTACTTAGTATCTTCTATTTATAtaatctattttcttttatttttttaatcttttgaaCCAACCCTAAATAAAATCATTCTTGTATGTATTCATAAACCTATTAATTAAGCAACCCAATTACATGCTCATTTAAGTCATTTCTTTTCTACCAAAACAGATTTTgacatgaaaataaaaataaaaatcgagCATATGCCTATAGAAAACTAAGCAGCACACACCAATTATAGGAGTGAAAGATTTTTAGGAGATTTAGGAGATGATGGTTCAAATATAATAACTTTACTtattataacattttttttaaataagagtaaaagataaataagtcTCTGACTTTTTTTTTGCGGATATTTTCGTCTCTGACCATagaaaaatacttttaagttCTTGACCACCTTAAAAATTGGATGGATCAGTCCCTCCCTCCAAATACCTCCCGTCAGACCCAACAAAGAAATTTGACGTGACTCCACTTGTCACGCGTAAGCGTTGCCTCACAGACTTTccactcacgcgtacgcgtgtgtCACGCATACGTCGCCATGAATATAGCCTCTCCATTTTTTCgttggcttttttttttcttttttattttttgcatcATCATAACCTTACATTGCGAGTTTTGACATTAAAAtgttaatttagtattttttttacatcGGACACTTATTCCAATACTCtcaataatattattcttaatattattttagaatcCAACGTTTATGATTATATTATTAcctataattaattttttatttaatttgtcttttttaatgagatcataatttatattataaaaaaattacactaaaaTATAGTACACGagaattacaattataaaagagaatactaaaaataataaaaattaaatatttatcttgATAACGATGAAAATAAATCTAAAagttttttatgatatttttatatagatatttttagtactcttggtactcttttttagtacgctataattttactattattattctatacaaaaaaaataataggtAAAAAtgtatataaacaaaaaaataataattctataaagaataataatatgcatgagagatagaaaataaatttcaTTCTAACGTGAAAATGTAAACGCAAAAGCTATCATTTTTAGCTTTGGCTAAACTTGGGTTGAACAGCAGAATCACGTTTACattcagaagaagaaaaataaccaAACTAAAAAGTGAaactttcaaaaaaaatcaaacctAGGCTTTGATGCTTCAAACGCTATGCCAAAACACTCTaaattgctaaatttaatttacttttctcccattcgataccttgatatgtttgtttgagtgatttaaaGTTTTGATGGTAAGAATGGCttgaaagaaatgaaaaaaaaaaaagtatgcaAAGTGGAAAATTCATGGtgaagtggagaattcatggcGACGCGTGTGAGAGAGAAGTCTGTCAAGCGACGCG
The Arachis stenosperma cultivar V10309 chromosome 7, arast.V10309.gnm1.PFL2, whole genome shotgun sequence genome window above contains:
- the LOC130939548 gene encoding uncharacterized protein LOC130939548; the encoded protein is MFEATTSVLKDLATNGFTYSQHGDATYALKSLLSFDFVFILHMMKEIMRITDKLCQALQQKSQDILNAMHLVSSTKSLIQQLRDSSWGALLEKVSSLCNDHTIQIPDMGASFSDIIRSCHKKDVVTVEYHYRVDIFTRVIDFQLKELNSRFSEQATEFLILSTSLDPKDAFKLFSVCNICNLAKNFYSLDFSEQEKIQLDYELQHYELDVVKAPDFQDLSTLAELCQKLTETEKSNIYPLIDRLIRLVLTLPVTTTTTERVFSAMKIIKTRL